Proteins encoded within one genomic window of uncultured Sphingopyxis sp.:
- a CDS encoding SMP-30/gluconolactonase/LRE family protein, with protein MSDVRVIAREGRDRLGEGPMWSARHGALFWVDILGRRINRMTLADGRVDSFEQPHYAAWIIEREAGGFVAGIGRDIVRIDLDADAREPIVSVDPRNAANRLNDAKADALGRIWAGTMPVTCDRPSGAFYRLDPDGTLAQVDGPYTIANGPAIDPGGAFLLHTDTARGTIFRFDIRDDGLLGEAAPFILFEEDWGNPDGMTFDADGGLWVACWGASRVMRFAPDGTPDRHIPLPASQITSCTFAGPGLDRMFVTSASDGVNEPHGGALFEVDPGCRGLPAQKYKG; from the coding sequence ATGTCCGATGTGCGAGTGATTGCGCGGGAGGGGCGCGACCGGCTGGGCGAAGGCCCGATGTGGTCGGCGCGGCACGGCGCGCTGTTCTGGGTCGACATATTGGGCCGGCGGATCAACCGCATGACGCTCGCCGACGGCCGCGTCGACAGCTTTGAGCAGCCCCATTATGCGGCCTGGATCATCGAGCGCGAGGCGGGCGGTTTCGTGGCCGGGATCGGGCGCGACATCGTACGCATCGACCTCGATGCCGATGCGCGCGAACCGATCGTTTCGGTCGATCCGCGCAACGCGGCGAACCGCCTGAACGATGCGAAGGCGGACGCGCTGGGACGGATCTGGGCCGGGACGATGCCCGTCACCTGCGACCGGCCGTCAGGGGCTTTCTATCGCCTCGATCCCGACGGCACGCTGGCGCAGGTTGATGGTCCCTATACGATCGCCAACGGTCCCGCGATCGACCCCGGCGGCGCTTTCCTGCTCCACACCGATACCGCGCGCGGGACGATCTTTCGCTTCGATATCCGCGATGACGGATTATTGGGAGAAGCCGCGCCCTTCATCCTGTTCGAAGAGGATTGGGGCAATCCCGACGGGATGACCTTCGACGCCGATGGCGGTTTGTGGGTCGCCTGCTGGGGCGCCTCGCGCGTCATGCGCTTCGCGCCCGACGGGACGCCCGATCGGCATATCCCGCTTCCGGCGTCGCAAATCACCAGCTGCACCTTTGCGGGACCCGGCCTCGACCGGATGTTCGTCACTTCGGCGTCCGACGGCGTGAACGAACCGCATGGCGGCGCGCTGTTCGAAGTCGATCCCGGATGCCGCGGCCTGCCGGCGCAGAAATACAAGGGTTAG
- a CDS encoding aldose epimerase family protein has translation MTKLAWGAAAAALVAATPALGAEASQSTFGKMPDGRSVPAVTLTNANGISATVIALGATLQSVVMPDRDGKKADVALGYDNLSDYIDTPQYFGSTVGRFANRLAGGRFKLDGKTWQTPINNGANALHGGTLGFDKVLWEVTSVKSGPTASVTLRYVSPDGDQGYPGTMTVDAIYSLDEKNDLRIEYVATTDRPTIANITNHAYWNLSGEGSANGAMGHVVTIPAESYLPTDSGAIPTGEYRPVAGTVFDFRKPTVIGERVRDASDEQIVFGRGYDHNWVIGRKVTADQHLMARVEDPVSGRGFELWSNQPGLQMYSGNFFDATSHGKSKKIYRMGDALVMEPQIFPDAPNQKNFPNARLAPGETYRNVMTYRLTTGAKVKK, from the coding sequence ATGACGAAACTGGCTTGGGGAGCCGCGGCGGCGGCCTTGGTTGCGGCAACGCCGGCGCTGGGTGCCGAGGCATCGCAATCGACCTTCGGCAAGATGCCCGACGGGCGCAGCGTACCCGCGGTGACGCTGACCAACGCCAACGGCATTTCGGCGACGGTCATCGCGCTCGGCGCGACGCTGCAATCGGTGGTGATGCCCGATCGCGACGGCAAGAAGGCCGATGTCGCGCTCGGTTACGACAATCTCTCCGATTATATCGACACGCCGCAATATTTCGGCTCGACCGTCGGCCGCTTCGCCAACCGGCTCGCGGGCGGGCGCTTCAAGCTCGACGGCAAGACGTGGCAGACGCCGATCAACAATGGCGCGAACGCGCTGCACGGTGGCACGCTCGGCTTCGACAAGGTCTTGTGGGAAGTGACCTCGGTGAAGAGCGGCCCGACGGCGTCGGTCACGCTCCGTTATGTCAGCCCCGACGGCGATCAGGGCTATCCCGGCACGATGACGGTCGATGCGATCTATTCGCTCGACGAAAAAAATGATCTCCGGATCGAATATGTCGCGACCACCGACCGGCCGACGATCGCCAACATCACCAATCATGCCTATTGGAACCTGTCGGGCGAAGGCTCGGCGAACGGTGCGATGGGGCATGTCGTGACGATCCCGGCGGAAAGCTATCTGCCGACCGATTCGGGCGCGATCCCGACCGGCGAATATCGCCCGGTCGCCGGCACGGTGTTCGATTTCCGCAAGCCGACCGTCATTGGGGAGCGCGTCCGCGACGCCAGCGACGAGCAGATCGTCTTCGGCCGCGGCTACGACCATAATTGGGTGATCGGGCGCAAGGTCACCGCCGACCAGCATCTGATGGCGCGGGTCGAGGATCCGGTGTCGGGCCGCGGGTTCGAACTTTGGTCGAACCAGCCGGGCCTCCAGATGTATTCGGGCAATTTCTTCGACGCGACGAGCCACGGCAAGAGCAAGAAAATCTATCGCATGGGCGACGCGCTGGTCATGGAGCCGCAGATTTTCCCCGACGCCCCGAACCAGAAGAATTTCCCGAATGCGCGCCTCGCGCCCGGCGAAACCTATCGCAACGTCATGACCTATCGCCTCACGACGGGAGCGAAGGTGAAGAAATAG
- a CDS encoding FadR/GntR family transcriptional regulator encodes MSGLGIEDTGPQLGRNLTYGMLDAIGRAIVVGDYDGAIFPTEAELAKQHGVSRSVTREAVKMLTAKGLLSARPRQGTTVQPTTSWNLFDTDVLRWLLERQFSIDLLRQFNELRVAIEPEAAALAARVATADDIERVNAGLKRMERAERGEDDVLESDIAFHVAVLRASRNPFYAQFRDVVSTALRTSIRFTNRVKGRTANVADHAAVRDAIVAGNPDKARKAMRALISDVLELIDTAKPDGAAPGR; translated from the coding sequence ATGTCGGGACTGGGAATTGAGGATACGGGACCGCAGCTTGGGCGCAATCTGACCTATGGCATGCTCGACGCGATCGGGCGCGCGATCGTCGTCGGCGATTATGACGGCGCGATCTTTCCGACCGAGGCCGAACTCGCCAAGCAGCATGGCGTCAGCCGGTCGGTGACGCGCGAAGCGGTGAAGATGCTGACGGCGAAGGGGCTGCTGAGCGCCCGACCCCGCCAGGGGACGACCGTCCAGCCGACCACGTCCTGGAACCTCTTCGACACCGACGTCCTTCGCTGGCTGCTCGAACGGCAATTTTCGATCGATCTGCTGCGCCAGTTCAACGAGCTGCGCGTCGCGATCGAACCCGAAGCGGCGGCGCTCGCGGCACGCGTCGCCACGGCGGACGATATCGAACGGGTGAATGCGGGCCTCAAGCGGATGGAAAGGGCGGAGCGCGGCGAAGACGACGTACTGGAAAGCGACATCGCCTTTCACGTTGCCGTGCTGCGCGCGTCGCGAAACCCCTTCTACGCCCAATTCCGCGACGTCGTCAGCACCGCGCTGCGCACCTCGATTCGCTTCACCAACCGCGTCAAGGGCCGCACCGCCAATGTCGCCGACCATGCAGCGGTGCGCGACGCAATCGTCGCCGGCAATCCCGACAAGGCGCGCAAGGCGATGCGCGCGTTGATCAGCGACGTGCTCGAACTGATCGACACGGCCAAACCGGACGGTGCCGCCCCCGGGCGGTGA
- a CDS encoding sodium/sugar symporter, with the protein MAGLSQIDIIVIVIYAIGIFGLAQWVSREKAGHAKDTSDYFLASKSLPWWAIGASLIAANISAEQIVGMSGSGYALGLAIASYEWMAALTLLIVGKYFLPIFLENKIYTMPQFLEQRYGKTLPVIMAVFWLALYIFVNLTSIIWLGSIAVNKVAGVDQNVALIVLGAFALLYQLYGGLKAVALTDIVQVTLLVMGGLVISYLTLNEISGGEGVIAGFSILTERVPGHFDMILAPDHPFYKDLPGIAVLVGGMWIANLSYWGFNQYIIQRALAAKDLGEAQKGVIFAAFLKLLMPVIIVLPGIAAVVLAPELAKPDEAYPTMMRLLPPGLLGLVFAALIAAIIASTASKINSIATIFTLDLYAKARGLTNEAEDERRGGREKHLVLVGRTAAALAVIIALLTARPLLGNSDQAFQFIQEFSGFFTPGITVIFLLGLFWKKASEAGAIAAAVASVLLSYAFKIGMPDFPFMNRMGLVFLISLALAVGISLMFKGRGDANRITMQGVSFATPTTFNVAGVGVILILIALYATWW; encoded by the coding sequence ATGGCGGGCCTGTCGCAAATCGATATCATCGTCATCGTCATATATGCCATCGGCATTTTCGGCCTCGCGCAATGGGTGAGCCGCGAAAAAGCGGGGCATGCCAAGGACACGTCGGACTATTTCCTCGCCTCGAAATCGCTTCCCTGGTGGGCGATCGGCGCGTCGCTGATCGCGGCGAACATCTCGGCCGAGCAGATCGTCGGCATGTCGGGATCGGGCTATGCGCTCGGCCTCGCGATCGCGTCCTATGAATGGATGGCGGCGCTGACGCTGCTGATCGTCGGCAAATATTTCCTGCCGATCTTCCTCGAAAACAAGATCTATACGATGCCGCAGTTCCTCGAGCAGCGGTACGGCAAGACGCTGCCGGTGATCATGGCGGTCTTCTGGCTCGCGCTCTATATCTTCGTGAACCTGACCTCGATCATCTGGCTCGGATCGATCGCGGTCAACAAGGTCGCGGGCGTCGACCAGAATGTCGCGCTGATCGTGCTGGGCGCCTTCGCGCTGCTCTATCAGCTCTATGGGGGGCTCAAGGCCGTCGCGCTCACCGACATCGTGCAGGTCACCTTGCTCGTCATGGGCGGCCTCGTCATCTCCTATCTGACGCTCAACGAGATCAGCGGGGGCGAGGGCGTGATCGCGGGCTTCTCGATCCTCACCGAGCGCGTGCCCGGCCATTTCGACATGATCCTCGCACCCGACCATCCCTTCTACAAGGATTTGCCCGGTATTGCCGTGCTGGTCGGCGGCATGTGGATCGCGAACCTCAGCTATTGGGGTTTCAACCAATATATCATCCAGCGCGCGCTCGCCGCGAAGGATCTGGGCGAGGCGCAGAAGGGCGTGATCTTCGCGGCGTTCCTCAAGCTGCTGATGCCGGTGATCATCGTCCTGCCGGGCATCGCCGCTGTCGTGCTGGCGCCCGAGCTCGCCAAGCCCGACGAAGCCTATCCGACGATGATGCGCCTGCTGCCGCCGGGGCTGCTCGGCCTCGTCTTCGCCGCGCTGATCGCCGCGATCATCGCGTCGACCGCAAGCAAGATCAACTCGATCGCGACGATCTTCACGCTTGACCTCTATGCCAAGGCGCGTGGCCTTACGAACGAAGCCGAGGATGAGCGGCGCGGCGGGCGCGAGAAGCATCTGGTGCTCGTCGGCCGGACCGCGGCGGCGCTCGCGGTGATCATCGCGCTGCTCACCGCGCGTCCGCTGCTCGGCAATTCGGATCAGGCCTTCCAGTTCATCCAGGAATTCTCGGGCTTCTTCACTCCGGGTATCACCGTGATCTTCCTGCTCGGGCTGTTCTGGAAAAAGGCGAGCGAAGCCGGCGCCATCGCCGCGGCCGTCGCGTCGGTCCTGCTGTCCTATGCGTTCAAGATCGGGATGCCCGACTTCCCCTTCATGAACCGCATGGGCCTCGTCTTCCTGATCAGCCTCGCGCTCGCGGTAGGGATCAGCCTGATGTTCAAGGGTCGCGGCGACGCGAACCGCATCACGATGCAGGGCGTCAGCTTCGCGACGCCGACGACCTTCAACGTCGCCGGCGTCGGCGTGATCCTGATCCTCATCGCGCTCTACGCGACCTGGTGGTGA
- a CDS encoding 2-dehydro-3-deoxygalactonokinase, translating into MVVSAPSAFLAVDWGTTNRRVFRFENGAVAHTERDDRGAASVTDFAGEVAAIRERFGDLPMLLAGMVGSTVGWRVVPYVAAPAGIDELVAGLDWIDDRTAIVPGVSCSKKGRADVMRGEEVQLLGAVAGWMVPPDALLAQPGTHCKWATMTDGRIAGFTTAMTGELFALLRGHSLLAGALAADVSDGPAFRDGLAEGARRDLAASLFGIRAASVLGLREDADAASFASGVLIGGDVAARMDDCAFEQIHILADPQLGDLYAAAVAATGREPVIVDSHSAFARGILAIGDKAL; encoded by the coding sequence CTGGTGGTGAGCGCGCCGTCCGCCTTTCTCGCCGTCGACTGGGGCACGACCAACCGGCGCGTGTTCCGTTTCGAGAACGGCGCGGTCGCGCATACCGAGCGCGACGACCGGGGCGCCGCGTCGGTCACCGACTTCGCGGGCGAGGTCGCGGCGATCCGCGAGCGGTTCGGCGACCTGCCGATGCTGCTCGCGGGCATGGTCGGCTCGACCGTCGGCTGGCGCGTCGTGCCCTATGTCGCGGCGCCAGCGGGGATCGATGAACTTGTCGCCGGGCTCGACTGGATCGATGACCGCACCGCGATCGTGCCCGGCGTTTCCTGTTCGAAGAAAGGCCGCGCCGATGTGATGCGCGGCGAGGAAGTGCAGCTGCTTGGCGCGGTCGCGGGCTGGATGGTGCCGCCCGACGCGCTGCTCGCGCAGCCGGGAACCCACTGCAAATGGGCGACGATGACGGACGGGCGGATTGCCGGCTTCACCACCGCGATGACGGGCGAGCTGTTCGCGCTGCTCCGTGGGCACAGCCTGCTCGCGGGGGCGCTGGCCGCCGATGTCAGCGATGGCCCGGCGTTTCGCGACGGGCTGGCTGAAGGCGCGCGGCGCGACCTTGCGGCGTCGCTGTTCGGTATCCGCGCGGCCTCGGTGCTCGGACTTCGCGAGGATGCCGATGCGGCGTCCTTTGCAAGCGGCGTGCTGATCGGCGGCGATGTCGCTGCGCGCATGGACGATTGCGCGTTCGAGCAGATCCACATTCTCGCCGATCCCCAGCTCGGCGATCTTTACGCCGCCGCCGTCGCGGCGACCGGCCGCGAGCCGGTGATCGTCGACAGCCATAGCGCCTTCGCGCGCGGCATTCTCGCCATCGGAGACAAAGCCTTATGA
- a CDS encoding 2-dehydro-3-deoxy-6-phosphogalactonate aldolase, producing the protein MTHVAAFDAAFARCPLIAILRGVKPDEVEPIGEALVEAGFALIEVPLNSPDPLHSIGRLVGRLKGRAVIGAGTVLTAADVAAVADAGGTMIISPNTNVDVVAAAAGAGLVSLPGFATPSEAFVALAAGATALKLFPAEAASPAVLKALGAVVPAGTRLLPVGGIAPDNMAPWLTAGAAGFGLGSALYKPGMGAGEVGDRARAFIAALGR; encoded by the coding sequence ATGACCCATGTTGCCGCCTTCGACGCCGCTTTCGCGCGCTGTCCGCTGATCGCGATCCTGCGCGGCGTGAAACCGGACGAGGTCGAGCCGATCGGCGAGGCGCTGGTCGAGGCTGGCTTCGCGCTGATCGAGGTCCCGCTGAACTCGCCTGATCCGCTGCACAGCATCGGCCGCCTTGTCGGCCGGCTGAAAGGCCGCGCGGTCATCGGCGCCGGCACGGTGCTGACGGCCGCCGATGTCGCCGCTGTCGCCGACGCCGGCGGGACGATGATCATTTCGCCCAACACCAATGTCGACGTCGTCGCCGCGGCGGCTGGCGCGGGTCTCGTGTCGTTGCCGGGTTTCGCGACGCCCAGCGAGGCCTTCGTCGCGCTGGCGGCGGGCGCGACGGCGCTGAAGCTCTTTCCGGCGGAGGCCGCCAGCCCGGCGGTGCTCAAGGCACTGGGTGCAGTGGTTCCCGCAGGGACGCGGCTGCTGCCCGTCGGCGGAATCGCGCCCGATAATATGGCACCATGGCTCACGGCGGGGGCGGCGGGCTTCGGCCTCGGGTCGGCGCTCTACAAGCCCGGCATGGGCGCGGGCGAAGTCGGCGACCGCGCGCGCGCCTTCATCGCGGCGCTCGGCCGATAA
- a CDS encoding sulfatase: MSKFSRRNLVLASSVLAFSLASAAPGYAQSAARSPAKPNIVIFLADDLSYADVPLGGDVNVRTPALQRLASEGMSFDRAFVASPACAPSRAALLTGMMPARNGAEANHDRANAAIRKLPSYLQEQGYEVVAFGKVAHYQHTGTYGFDYYANDTFHDHKGIPAAAEWLKARKDKRPLALFVGTNWPHVPWPRTTEGYDPAAMKLPPKTVDTPITRDARARFYAAVTRMDQDLASTMDAVDAVLGKDTFVLYSTDHGTQWPFGKWNLYDTGTRVPMVVRWNGHVKAGTRTDAMVSWVDVLPTLVELAGGKKPEGIDGLSFASLFGVGQGTAGRKEIFTTHNNDGRVNVYPMRSIRTDRWKYIENLHPDWTYTTHIDLKVMRTDSGAYFPSWREAADKDPAAKAIVDNYYKRPAEELYDLKADPDEKVNLAGDPRYAKQLSELRGRLAAWRKAQGDGGSVPVKPRLERGPMRGEGD, encoded by the coding sequence ATGTCCAAATTCAGTCGGCGCAACCTGGTGCTCGCATCGAGCGTCCTCGCCTTTTCTCTCGCTTCTGCCGCGCCCGGCTACGCGCAGAGCGCCGCCAGGTCGCCGGCGAAGCCCAATATCGTGATCTTCCTCGCCGACGATCTGAGCTACGCCGACGTCCCGCTGGGCGGCGATGTGAATGTCCGCACGCCCGCTTTGCAGCGCCTCGCCTCCGAGGGCATGTCGTTCGACCGCGCCTTCGTCGCGTCGCCTGCCTGCGCGCCGAGCCGCGCGGCGCTGCTCACCGGGATGATGCCCGCGCGCAACGGGGCGGAGGCGAACCATGACCGCGCCAACGCGGCGATCCGCAAGCTGCCCTCCTACCTCCAGGAACAGGGTTATGAGGTCGTCGCCTTCGGCAAGGTCGCGCATTACCAGCACACCGGGACCTATGGTTTCGACTATTATGCCAATGACACGTTCCACGATCACAAGGGCATTCCCGCCGCCGCCGAATGGCTGAAGGCACGCAAGGACAAGCGCCCGCTCGCGCTGTTCGTTGGCACCAACTGGCCGCATGTGCCGTGGCCGCGAACGACCGAGGGCTATGATCCCGCCGCGATGAAATTGCCGCCGAAGACGGTCGATACGCCGATCACCCGCGATGCGCGCGCGCGCTTCTATGCCGCGGTCACGCGGATGGACCAGGACCTCGCCTCGACGATGGACGCCGTCGACGCCGTGCTCGGGAAGGACACCTTCGTTCTCTATTCGACCGACCATGGCACACAGTGGCCGTTCGGCAAGTGGAACCTCTATGACACCGGCACGCGCGTGCCCATGGTCGTGCGCTGGAACGGCCATGTGAAGGCGGGCACCCGGACCGACGCGATGGTCAGTTGGGTCGACGTCCTGCCGACGCTGGTCGAGCTTGCCGGAGGCAAGAAGCCCGAAGGCATCGACGGCCTTTCCTTCGCAAGCCTCTTCGGCGTCGGGCAGGGGACGGCGGGCCGTAAGGAGATATTCACGACGCACAACAATGACGGCCGGGTCAATGTCTATCCGATGCGCAGCATCCGCACCGACCGCTGGAAATATATCGAGAATCTCCATCCCGACTGGACCTATACGACGCACATCGACCTGAAGGTGATGCGCACGGACTCGGGCGCCTATTTCCCTTCGTGGCGCGAGGCGGCCGACAAGGATCCCGCCGCCAAGGCGATCGTCGACAATTATTACAAACGTCCTGCCGAGGAGCTCTATGACCTGAAGGCGGACCCCGACGAGAAGGTGAACCTCGCGGGCGATCCGCGCTACGCCAAGCAATTGTCGGAACTTCGCGGCCGCCTCGCGGCCTGGCGCAAGGCGCAGGGCGATGGTGGGTCGGTCCCGGTCAAACCCCGCCTCGAACGCGGTCCGATGCGCGGCGAGGGCGATTGA
- a CDS encoding TonB-dependent receptor, which yields MRKTLLGAVSATAVFVSMPAVAQDTAAQDPAQQAESTDGDIVVTGVRQSLERAAEVKRNATQVVDSIVATDIGKLPDPTVAAALQRVPGIQVQNDRNNELSTVRIRGLTDILTTVNGREVVTTTGRGFDLQDVPAEALARIDAFKSQTADQIEGGVAGALDLRLNRPFDFRDPTFVLTARQNYATIADASNPQLGALAAAKTDTSIGEIGALVNVTWSQAENIRSVTNLGERRFVSGTPFGTADIMMPQVLRNMPDVGDIKRFQANAALQWQATPSLQFYADGLYTYFNSTTGFAGFNPQPFTNNSQITEVTLSDYCIDARVNPAGTNPQIVNNVDPDTGEVTQTLQPATVKTMCEPISARFDNVVVNQNSSSEEVTQRNKMVAGGLIFEQDRGVLKVDVAYQTSRSVTENFNAEVGQRVPTVFVEFDDNNGPSFTIDPSIPLSSENVSLRNSINQNFSAGKGSLFQARLDSEYEFDGILTKLRGGLRYAKREALFQQVRQTNTVQSIGFGNIGTPSEANARLISSLPLSPDFLGVIGVAPRLNGGQAFLGVNPAYLRSERGRNELRDLFGLPLAAPAYDPTKEFNASEATYAAYMEGSYEIPIGALTLDGVVGTRVVKTDRTISGFERVGDSDAFSPIVAKRSDVDILPSATARLKFPGSFQTRLTYSRSMRRPDFGSLNPAESLTVVGNVFLINNGTRGNPDLRPQKSDSIDLTAEYYFDSGYVAVTGYYRSIKDRVVTANRQEEIGGENYLISTPRNVGSVDLKGIEVSAQYFFDFLPGALSGFGVQGAFTLADSKVKGDDPLAGNPLVGVSKYNYTAGLLYDKKGLSGRLIWTFRSKYINGDNTGGIAVRPYDESRPIDDPYIPVFLSYVRPAGRLDFSIGYDVTDALRLDIGGTNILRNKTSTYWGDERVVFALQGDETVYSIGARVKF from the coding sequence ATGCGTAAGACTTTGTTGGGCGCGGTGTCGGCGACGGCCGTGTTCGTTTCGATGCCGGCGGTTGCTCAGGATACGGCGGCGCAGGATCCGGCCCAGCAAGCGGAAAGCACCGATGGCGATATTGTCGTCACCGGCGTGCGCCAGTCGCTCGAACGCGCGGCCGAGGTGAAGCGCAACGCCACGCAGGTCGTCGATTCGATCGTCGCGACCGACATCGGCAAATTGCCCGATCCCACTGTCGCCGCCGCATTGCAGCGCGTCCCCGGTATCCAGGTACAGAATGACCGCAACAACGAGCTGTCGACCGTCCGCATCCGCGGCCTCACCGACATTTTGACGACGGTGAACGGGCGCGAGGTCGTGACCACCACCGGGCGCGGTTTCGATTTGCAGGATGTGCCCGCCGAGGCGCTCGCCCGGATCGACGCATTCAAATCGCAGACGGCCGACCAGATCGAGGGCGGGGTAGCCGGCGCGCTCGATCTGCGGCTCAATCGCCCCTTCGACTTCCGCGACCCGACCTTCGTCCTGACCGCGCGCCAGAATTACGCGACGATCGCCGACGCGAGCAATCCGCAGCTCGGCGCGCTCGCGGCGGCCAAGACCGACACGTCGATCGGCGAGATCGGCGCGTTGGTCAATGTGACCTGGTCGCAGGCGGAGAATATCCGCAGCGTCACCAACCTCGGCGAACGCCGCTTCGTCTCGGGCACGCCGTTCGGCACCGCCGACATCATGATGCCGCAAGTGCTGCGCAACATGCCCGACGTCGGCGACATCAAGCGTTTCCAGGCCAATGCCGCGCTGCAATGGCAGGCGACTCCGTCGCTGCAATTCTATGCCGACGGCCTTTACACCTATTTCAACAGCACGACGGGCTTTGCCGGTTTCAACCCCCAGCCTTTCACCAACAATTCGCAGATCACCGAGGTCACTCTCAGCGATTACTGCATCGACGCGCGCGTCAATCCCGCAGGGACCAACCCGCAGATCGTGAACAACGTCGATCCGGATACGGGGGAAGTGACGCAAACACTGCAGCCCGCGACCGTCAAAACCATGTGCGAGCCCATAAGCGCGCGCTTCGACAATGTCGTGGTCAACCAGAACAGCTCGTCCGAAGAGGTGACGCAGCGGAACAAGATGGTCGCCGGGGGCCTGATCTTCGAGCAGGATCGCGGTGTGCTCAAGGTCGACGTCGCTTACCAGACGTCGCGCTCGGTGACCGAAAATTTCAACGCGGAAGTCGGCCAGCGCGTGCCGACCGTGTTCGTCGAATTCGATGACAACAACGGTCCCTCCTTCACGATCGACCCGTCGATCCCGCTCAGCTCGGAAAATGTGTCGCTGCGCAATTCGATCAACCAGAATTTCTCGGCCGGCAAGGGCAGCCTGTTCCAGGCGCGGCTCGACAGCGAATATGAATTCGACGGCATATTGACCAAACTTCGCGGCGGCCTGCGCTATGCCAAGCGCGAGGCGCTGTTCCAGCAAGTGCGGCAGACCAATACCGTGCAGTCGATCGGTTTCGGCAATATCGGCACGCCGTCGGAGGCGAACGCGCGTCTGATTTCCTCTTTGCCGCTATCACCCGATTTCCTGGGCGTGATCGGCGTCGCGCCGCGGCTGAATGGCGGGCAGGCGTTCCTGGGCGTGAACCCCGCCTATCTGCGGTCCGAACGCGGGCGCAACGAGCTTCGCGACCTGTTCGGCCTGCCGCTCGCGGCGCCGGCTTATGATCCGACCAAGGAATTCAACGCCAGCGAGGCGACTTACGCTGCCTATATGGAAGGCAGCTATGAAATCCCGATCGGCGCGCTCACCCTCGACGGGGTGGTCGGCACCCGCGTCGTCAAGACCGACCGCACGATTTCCGGCTTCGAGCGCGTCGGGGACAGCGATGCCTTCAGCCCGATCGTCGCCAAGCGGTCGGATGTCGACATTCTGCCATCGGCGACCGCGCGGCTGAAATTCCCGGGATCATTCCAGACGCGCCTGACCTATTCGCGGTCGATGCGGCGCCCCGATTTCGGTTCGCTCAATCCCGCGGAATCGCTCACCGTCGTGGGCAATGTGTTCCTGATCAACAACGGCACGCGCGGCAACCCCGACCTGCGTCCGCAAAAATCGGACAGCATCGACCTGACCGCCGAATATTATTTCGACAGCGGCTATGTCGCGGTCACCGGCTATTATCGGTCGATCAAGGACCGCGTCGTCACGGCAAACCGGCAGGAGGAGATCGGGGGCGAAAATTACCTGATCTCCACCCCGCGCAACGTCGGGTCGGTCGACCTAAAGGGCATCGAGGTCAGCGCGCAATATTTCTTCGACTTCCTGCCGGGGGCGCTTTCGGGTTTCGGCGTGCAGGGCGCCTTCACGCTGGCCGATTCCAAGGTCAAGGGCGACGATCCGCTTGCGGGCAATCCGCTGGTCGGCGTGTCCAAATATAATTACACCGCCGGTCTGCTCTATGACAAGAAGGGCCTGAGCGGCCGCCTGATCTGGACCTTCCGCTCCAAATATATCAACGGCGACAATACGGGCGGCATCGCGGTCCGGCCCTATGACGAGAGCCGGCCGATCGACGATCCCTATATCCCGGTGTTCCTGTCCTATGTCCGTCCCGCCGGCCGTCTCGACTTCAGCATCGGCTATGACGTGACCGATGCGCTGCGGCTCGACATCGGCGGGACGAATATCCTGCGCAACAAGACCTCGACCTATTGGGGCGACGAGCGGGTGGTCTTTGCCCTGCAGGGCGACGAGACGGTCTATAGCATCGGCGCCCGGGTGAAGTTCTGA